In Romboutsia lituseburensis, a genomic segment contains:
- a CDS encoding segregation and condensation protein A — protein sequence MKYNIQLQVYEGPLDLLYDLISKHKIDIKDISIIDITKQYLNYLEMLEKMDLEITSEFIIMASKLLEIKSKYLLYKQKEDEEEDPRLELMEQLEEYKRFKVAAENLKDNVNYINELYYRTKEEIVIDEKLDLESISIEAIKNILPRILKVRKQEEEISDDKLKTIVRTKIISVEEKINYIRNIINKEDEVRFTKIIKTSDKNEVIATFLSILELIKGKEIVVEQDIFFDDILIKKNAER from the coding sequence ATGAAATATAATATACAATTACAAGTATACGAAGGTCCTCTAGACTTACTATATGACTTGATTTCTAAGCATAAAATAGATATTAAAGATATATCTATAATAGATATAACTAAACAATATTTAAATTATTTAGAGATGTTAGAAAAAATGGATTTAGAAATAACAAGTGAGTTTATAATAATGGCATCTAAGCTTTTAGAAATAAAGTCAAAATACTTATTATACAAACAAAAAGAAGATGAAGAAGAAGATCCAAGATTAGAACTTATGGAACAGTTAGAGGAATATAAGAGATTTAAGGTAGCGGCTGAAAATCTAAAAGATAATGTAAACTATATAAATGAATTATATTATAGGACTAAAGAAGAAATAGTAATAGATGAAAAATTAGATTTAGAGTCAATATCAATAGAAGCTATAAAAAATATACTTCCTCGTATATTAAAAGTAAGAAAGCAAGAAGAGGAAATAAGTGATGATAAATTAAAAACAATTGTTAGAACAAAAATTATTTCTGTAGAAGAAAAAATAAATTATATAAGAAATATAATCAACAAAGAAGATGAAGTTAGATTTACAAAAATAATAAAAACAAGTGATAAAAATGAAGTTATAGCTACTTTTTTATCAATTTTAGAATTAATAAAAGGTAAAGAAATAGTAGTAGAGCAAGACATATTCTTTGATGATATATTAATAAAGAAAAATGCTGAGAGGTAA
- a CDS encoding site-2 protease family protein: MNFATILSDILIRIVAIAVAISVHEFGHAYSAHLLGDDTAKMYGRMTLDPAKHIDPIGILMMLIFRIGWAKPVPVNSSNFKNYKVGNVIVSLAGAIGNILAAIVCVIIMKHVNMEAIRDIASVTMMYNISFAAFNLLPIPPLDGWGVISPFIPYKYNEFIYKFESMSYPILLLLIFTNLYSIIISPIFNFIWGIVQMFYKIM; this comes from the coding sequence ATGAATTTTGCAACGATTTTAAGCGATATATTAATAAGAATAGTAGCTATAGCTGTTGCTATATCAGTACATGAATTTGGACATGCATATTCAGCACACTTGTTAGGTGATGACACCGCAAAAATGTATGGTCGAATGACCTTAGATCCAGCTAAGCATATAGATCCTATTGGGATTTTAATGATGCTTATATTTAGAATAGGTTGGGCTAAGCCAGTTCCTGTAAATTCAAGCAACTTTAAAAATTATAAAGTTGGAAATGTTATAGTATCGTTAGCAGGGGCTATTGGAAATATACTTGCAGCTATAGTTTGTGTAATAATAATGAAGCATGTTAATATGGAAGCTATTAGAGATATAGCATCAGTTACAATGATGTATAATATATCATTTGCTGCATTTAATTTACTTCCTATACCACCACTAGATGGATGGGGTGTTATATCACCATTTATACCATATAAATATAATGAGTTTATCTATAAGTTTGAGAGTATGAGTTATCCGATATTATTACTTTTAATATTTACAAATTTATACTCTATAATAATATCTCCAATATTTAACTTTATATGGGGAATAGTACAAATGTTTTATAAAATAATGTAG
- a CDS encoding D-alanyl-D-alanine carboxypeptidase family protein, with the protein MKRLASIVVAMLLAIMPMSKAYGNDKDKNAPMNISSKSAILMDVSSGQILYEKNAHDKLPPASVTKVMTMLLCMEALDAGKIKLNDNVQISDTAASMGGSQIFLEPGETQDVNTLLKGIAVASANDACVAMAEHVAGSVESFVDMMNKKAQELCMKDTHFSNTNGLPIADHYTSAHDIALMSRELLKHEAINKYLTTWMDKVVVGKKQVTVGLANTNKMIKHYQGATGVKTGFTQEAKYCLAASAKRGETHLIAATLGAETSPERFKDASNLLNYGFANYESLKLCSKDDNMSTLTLDKAEDNKVNLVAKEDLAVLIKKGGNRDFTKKVKVNENPTIPIKKGTVLGQVEVYQGDKLVGKVDLVNTKDINKASYLQMLQRVIDNMI; encoded by the coding sequence ATGAAAAGATTGGCTAGTATAGTGGTAGCTATGTTACTTGCTATAATGCCTATGAGTAAGGCATATGGTAATGATAAAGACAAAAATGCGCCAATGAATATCTCTTCAAAATCAGCAATACTAATGGATGTTAGTAGTGGGCAAATATTATATGAAAAAAATGCACATGACAAGCTTCCTCCAGCCAGTGTAACTAAGGTAATGACAATGCTATTATGTATGGAGGCATTAGATGCTGGGAAGATAAAGTTAAATGATAACGTTCAAATAAGTGATACGGCAGCTAGTATGGGAGGCAGCCAAATATTTTTAGAACCTGGAGAAACACAAGATGTTAATACATTATTAAAAGGTATAGCAGTAGCATCAGCTAATGACGCATGTGTAGCAATGGCAGAGCATGTTGCAGGAAGCGTAGAATCTTTCGTGGATATGATGAATAAAAAAGCTCAAGAATTATGTATGAAAGATACTCATTTTTCTAATACAAATGGTTTACCTATTGCAGATCATTATACATCAGCTCATGATATAGCTTTAATGTCTAGAGAACTATTAAAACATGAAGCTATAAATAAGTATTTAACAACTTGGATGGACAAAGTTGTTGTTGGGAAAAAACAAGTAACTGTAGGTCTTGCAAATACTAATAAAATGATTAAACACTATCAAGGAGCAACAGGAGTTAAGACAGGATTTACTCAAGAAGCAAAATATTGCTTAGCTGCATCTGCCAAAAGAGGAGAAACTCATTTAATAGCAGCAACACTTGGAGCAGAAACATCTCCAGAAAGATTTAAAGATGCATCGAACTTATTAAATTATGGATTTGCAAATTATGAAAGTTTAAAACTATGTTCTAAAGATGATAATATGTCAACTTTAACTTTAGATAAAGCCGAAGATAACAAAGTAAACTTAGTTGCTAAGGAAGATTTAGCAGTTTTAATAAAAAAAGGTGGAAATAGAGATTTTACTAAAAAGGTAAAAGTAAATGAAAATCCTACAATACCTATTAAAAAAGGAACAGTTCTTGGACAAGTTGAAGTATATCAAGGCGATAAGCTAGTTGGAAAAGTTGATTTGGTAAATACTAAAGATATAAATAAAGCTAGCTACTTACAAATGTTACAAAGAGTAATCGATAACATGATATAA
- a CDS encoding CD1290 family small acid-soluble spore protein, whose amino-acid sequence MSDINAKMALKQMRMEIAADYGMDYEYAFDIIENAHSNGALAHHFKKLEAKRNAFSSKTSQSE is encoded by the coding sequence ATGAGCGATATAAATGCAAAGATGGCTTTAAAACAAATGAGAATGGAGATTGCTGCTGATTATGGAATGGATTATGAATATGCATTTGACATAATCGAAAATGCACATAGTAATGGAGCTTTAGCTCACCATTTTAAAAAGTTAGAAGCAAAAAGAAATGCTTTTTCAAGTAAAACTAGTCAATCAGAATAA
- a CDS encoding PTS sugar transporter subunit IIB — protein MRIMLACSAGMSTSLLVTKMEKAAQEKGIEAKIWAISEANIDKELGNFDVLLLGPQVRFMLEKAKKIVDGKAPVEVINMAHYGMCNGEAVLQRAMELAGK, from the coding sequence ATAAGAATAATGTTAGCTTGTTCAGCAGGTATGTCAACATCTTTACTAGTAACTAAAATGGAAAAGGCTGCACAAGAAAAGGGAATAGAGGCAAAAATATGGGCTATAAGTGAAGCTAATATAGATAAAGAATTAGGTAACTTTGATGTTTTATTATTAGGACCACAAGTTAGATTTATGTTAGAAAAAGCTAAAAAAATAGTTGATGGAAAAGCTCCAGTTGAAGTTATAAATATGGCTCATTACGGTATGTGTAATGGAGAAGCAGTATTACAAAGAGCTATGGAATTAGCAGGGAAATAA
- the chbG gene encoding chitin disaccharide deacetylase, translating to MTKLVINADDFGYTEGVNLGIISAYKNGIVSSCTIMANMPGFDQAVELLEDNPGLRCGVHMTLTCYKPIIKSHKTIVDNKGDFYRRATKEILQGIDLNEVYEEFCAQIDKVINSGIKITHLDSHHHVHGLKELQPVIDNIVNKYKLPIRGGFEYKTEIKNIIPVIDSFYADNVAYDYFEKNIDEIKNHKICDLMCHPSFVDEFLLNSTSYALQRTKEHSILTYKNIREFLESNDIEIVTYEDFKCV from the coding sequence ATGACAAAATTAGTAATAAATGCAGATGATTTTGGTTATACAGAGGGGGTAAACTTGGGAATAATATCAGCTTATAAAAATGGAATAGTGAGCTCATGCACAATAATGGCTAATATGCCTGGTTTTGACCAAGCTGTAGAATTATTAGAAGACAACCCTGGATTAAGATGTGGTGTTCATATGACATTAACATGCTATAAGCCAATTATAAAATCTCATAAAACAATAGTAGATAATAAGGGTGATTTTTATAGAAGAGCAACTAAAGAAATATTACAAGGAATTGATTTAAATGAAGTATATGAAGAATTTTGTGCTCAAATAGATAAGGTTATAAATAGTGGAATAAAAATAACTCATTTAGATAGTCATCATCATGTACACGGATTAAAAGAATTACAACCAGTAATTGATAATATAGTTAATAAATACAAACTTCCAATAAGGGGAGGTTTTGAATATAAAACTGAAATAAAAAACATAATACCAGTGATAGATAGTTTTTATGCAGATAACGTAGCTTATGACTATTTTGAAAAAAATATAGATGAAATAAAAAATCATAAAATATGTGACTTAATGTGTCATCCATCTTTTGTAGATGAGTTTTTATTAAATTCAACATCATATGCATTACAAAGAACCAAAGAACATAGTATTTTGACTTATAAAAATATTAGAGAATTTTTAGAATCGAATGATATAGAGATAGTTACGTATGAAGATTTTAAATGTGTATAA
- a CDS encoding DUF503 domain-containing protein, producing MKIFILKIKLRANWVHSLKEKRMIVKSIVKKLQNTFNISVSEVENQDIHQMITIGISGITLSSSQSDSIKEKIINFIEDNSEAIIIEIEEDIINY from the coding sequence TTGAAAATATTTATACTAAAGATTAAACTTAGAGCAAATTGGGTTCATTCACTTAAGGAAAAAAGAATGATAGTAAAAAGTATAGTTAAAAAATTGCAAAATACATTTAATATATCTGTATCAGAAGTGGAAAATCAAGATATTCATCAAATGATAACTATAGGAATATCTGGAATTACTTTAAGTTCATCTCAATCTGATAGCATTAAAGAAAAAATAATAAATTTTATTGAGGACAATTCAGAAGCAATTATTATAGAAATTGAAGAAGATATAATCAATTATTAA
- a CDS encoding YlbF family regulator yields MGVNDTATKLANEIKNSKEYKHFKKNMIEIKNDKECEKLLTDYRKAQIQIQSFAIRNQQLDKRTMAKIDTIQKKVCSNKKLCDYLNSEQKFTAMMDNINKILAQAVEKDYK; encoded by the coding sequence ATGGGAGTAAATGATACTGCTACAAAGCTAGCTAATGAAATAAAAAATAGTAAAGAGTATAAGCACTTTAAAAAAAATATGATAGAAATAAAAAATGATAAAGAATGTGAAAAATTACTAACAGATTATAGAAAAGCTCAAATTCAAATACAAAGTTTCGCAATTAGAAATCAACAATTAGATAAAAGAACCATGGCAAAAATAGATACAATTCAAAAAAAGGTATGTAGTAACAAAAAGTTATGTGACTACCTAAATAGTGAACAAAAATTTACAGCAATGATGGATAATATAAATAAGATACTTGCTCAAGCTGTAGAGAAAGATTATAAATAA
- a CDS encoding ribonuclease J: MQLFKKNANKIKIMALGGLNEVGKNMTVVEYKDEIIVIDAGLSFPDDDMLGVDIVIPDVTYLIKNKDKIKGIFITHGHEDHIGALPYILKKINVPVYGTKLSIGLIQVKLKEHKMNNVKLNVVSPRQIIKMGNMDVEFIKNNHSIPDACSIAVHTDQGIIFHTGDFKIDLTPIDGEVMDMHRICELSKKGVLLMLADSTNAERPGSTLSEKTVGAGLDDLFRKAMNNRIIVATFASNIHRLQQIINTAEKFNRKVAVSGRSMINVVNVASELGYLDIPENMLIDLNELGRYEDNEVVLITTGSQGEPMSALARMASSEHKKVEIKNGDLIIISAHPIPGNEKLISKVVNCLFEKGAEVVYDDSDIHVSGHAKQEELKLLHRLVRPKFFMPAHGEYRMLKKHAELAEELGMPSQNIFVNKTGDVLEIDRNSAKVVGTVPTGNVLVDGLGVGDVGNIVLRDRKHLSEDGLMIVVVTISKEDGKVLAGPDIISRGFVYVRESEDLMDGAKNVIKDVLKECEDRNIKEWAYLKNNIKENLKEYLYQRTKRNPMILPIIMEV, from the coding sequence ATGCAATTGTTCAAGAAAAACGCCAATAAAATAAAGATAATGGCACTGGGTGGACTGAATGAAGTCGGTAAAAACATGACAGTTGTTGAGTACAAGGATGAAATCATTGTAATAGACGCTGGGCTAAGTTTTCCAGATGATGATATGTTAGGGGTAGACATAGTTATACCGGATGTAACTTATTTAATAAAGAATAAGGATAAAATAAAAGGTATATTTATTACACACGGACATGAAGATCATATAGGAGCGCTTCCATATATACTTAAGAAGATAAATGTACCTGTATACGGAACGAAACTTAGTATAGGACTTATACAAGTTAAGTTAAAAGAACATAAGATGAATAATGTTAAACTAAACGTTGTTAGCCCAAGACAAATCATAAAAATGGGGAATATGGATGTAGAGTTTATAAAAAATAATCATAGTATACCGGATGCTTGCTCTATAGCGGTACACACAGATCAAGGTATAATATTCCATACAGGAGACTTTAAAATAGATTTAACTCCGATAGACGGTGAAGTTATGGATATGCATAGAATCTGTGAGCTAAGCAAAAAAGGTGTACTACTTATGTTAGCAGATAGTACTAATGCTGAAAGACCAGGTTCAACGTTATCAGAAAAGACGGTAGGAGCAGGATTAGACGATTTATTTAGAAAAGCTATGAACAATAGAATTATAGTTGCTACATTTGCATCTAATATACACAGACTACAACAAATAATAAATACAGCGGAAAAATTCAATAGAAAAGTAGCTGTGTCAGGAAGATCAATGATAAATGTAGTGAATGTAGCTAGTGAATTAGGATATTTAGATATACCAGAAAACATGTTGATAGATTTAAATGAATTAGGAAGATATGAAGACAACGAAGTAGTATTAATAACAACAGGATCACAAGGTGAACCTATGTCTGCACTTGCAAGAATGGCAAGTTCAGAGCATAAAAAAGTGGAAATAAAAAATGGAGATTTAATAATCATATCAGCTCATCCAATACCAGGGAATGAGAAATTAATATCAAAAGTTGTAAATTGTTTATTTGAAAAAGGTGCAGAAGTAGTTTATGATGATAGTGATATACACGTATCAGGACATGCAAAGCAAGAAGAGTTAAAATTACTTCATAGATTAGTTAGACCTAAGTTCTTTATGCCAGCTCATGGTGAATATAGAATGTTAAAGAAACATGCAGAATTAGCAGAAGAATTAGGAATGCCTAGCCAAAATATATTTGTAAATAAAACAGGAGACGTTTTAGAAATAGATAGAAATTCAGCTAAGGTAGTAGGAACTGTACCTACAGGGAATGTATTAGTTGATGGATTAGGTGTTGGAGATGTAGGAAATATTGTATTAAGAGATAGAAAGCATCTATCTGAAGATGGATTAATGATAGTTGTTGTAACTATATCTAAAGAAGATGGAAAAGTATTAGCAGGTCCAGATATAATATCTAGAGGATTCGTATATGTTAGAGAGTCTGAGGATTTAATGGATGGAGCTAAAAATGTAATTAAAGATGTTTTAAAAGAATGTGAAGATAGAAATATAAAAGAGTGGGCATATTTAAAGAATAACATTAAAGAAAACTTAAAAGAATATTTATATCAAAGAACTAAGAGAAATCCTATGATACTTCCTATAATAATGGAGGTATAA
- a CDS encoding metal-dependent hydrolase, with amino-acid sequence MRGKTHCTIGVLSVIQASLIFNIPITIFNLIMSAFFAILPDLDESHSIISDMLLKKNVSKFLLKAIIYIINILIFFVSLKLNNNFYISSIITFIAIIIIESKLTHTFLRKVFLSLIFILLAVCLYLVKVKIYFSIFCLMLSTFPWLKHRSFSHSIFATVIIYFLLKQIELITNIYNLAFLGTISYASHIFLGDLFTKSGIPLFYPISDKKFSLGFFKVGSFMSNILEILFIILLLSSIIIYLIK; translated from the coding sequence ATGCGTGGAAAAACCCATTGTACCATAGGTGTTTTAAGTGTAATTCAAGCTTCTTTAATATTTAATATTCCTATTACAATATTTAATCTTATAATGTCTGCTTTCTTTGCAATACTTCCTGATTTAGATGAATCACATTCTATAATCTCTGATATGTTGTTAAAAAAAAATGTTTCTAAATTTTTATTGAAAGCAATTATATACATAATTAACATATTGATATTTTTTGTTTCATTAAAGTTAAATAACAATTTTTATATAAGCTCAATAATTACATTTATTGCAATAATAATTATTGAATCCAAACTTACTCATACTTTCTTAAGAAAAGTATTTTTATCATTAATATTTATACTTCTGGCTGTTTGTCTCTATTTAGTAAAAGTAAAAATTTATTTTTCTATTTTTTGTTTGATGCTGTCTACATTTCCTTGGCTCAAACATAGAAGCTTTTCACACAGCATCTTCGCTACGGTAATAATTTATTTTTTATTAAAACAAATAGAACTAATAACTAATATATACAATTTAGCATTTTTGGGAACTATTAGTTATGCAAGTCATATATTTTTAGGTGATTTATTTACAAAATCAGGAATACCTCTTTTTTACCCTATAAGTGATAAAAAATTTTCACTTGGATTCTTTAAAGTAGGAAGTTTCATGAGCAATATTTTAGAAATTTTATTCATTATTTTACTATTATCTTCAATAATCATATACTTGATAAAATGA
- a CDS encoding Fur family transcriptional regulator codes for MNTMEILKEKLKETGFKITPQRRAIVDILLKNSTEHLSSEEIYDLVRVECPEIGLATVYRTMQLLDEVGVISKLNLDDGCIRYEICLDKDDSHNHHHLICKNCSKIMEVKEDLLDSIEKEIQELYKFKILDHDVKFYGLCEDCSK; via the coding sequence ATGAATACGATGGAAATATTAAAAGAAAAGTTGAAAGAAACAGGATTTAAAATTACTCCTCAAAGAAGAGCAATAGTAGATATACTTTTAAAAAATAGTACAGAACATTTAAGTAGCGAAGAAATATATGATTTAGTTAGAGTTGAATGCCCTGAAATAGGACTTGCGACTGTTTATAGAACAATGCAATTATTAGACGAAGTAGGGGTAATATCGAAGCTTAATTTAGATGATGGTTGTATAAGATATGAAATATGCTTAGATAAAGATGACAGTCATAACCATCATCATCTTATTTGTAAAAACTGTTCAAAAATAATGGAAGTAAAAGAAGATTTACTAGATAGCATAGAAAAGGAAATCCAAGAATTATATAAATTCAAGATACTTGATCATGATGTTAAATTTTATGGATTATGCGAAGATTGTTCTAAATAA
- a CDS encoding LCP family protein produces MKKIITTFLSLVISLTMITNIYALDDETFIETSKEKFVDNILLIGKDGGQSKGASRSDTMVILTIDNLNKSLKLTSLARDTLINIPGKGYEKLNHAYAYGNEDLLLQTINDNFKLNIKDYAVVDFNSFIEVIDILGGVEVDVKEKEVESLNKTIENCYGLKDENKGKIKYIDSEGIQKLNGYQALAYARIRKLDTIYKRDERQRKILISLAKKLSNTSVTNYPKIMKNVLRHVDVNISLDKLMNLAFSAHELASYDIKQMQFPLEQYREEGQINEDGMYVVKWKEEENLKILHQFIYGK; encoded by the coding sequence ATGAAAAAAATAATTACTACATTTTTATCTCTAGTAATATCATTAACAATGATAACTAATATATATGCTTTAGATGATGAAACGTTTATAGAAACATCAAAAGAAAAATTCGTGGATAATATACTTTTAATTGGAAAAGATGGAGGACAATCAAAAGGTGCATCTAGATCTGATACTATGGTAATACTTACAATAGATAATTTAAATAAGTCACTAAAATTAACATCGCTAGCAAGAGATACATTAATCAACATTCCAGGAAAAGGATATGAAAAATTAAACCATGCTTATGCATATGGAAACGAAGATTTACTTTTGCAAACAATAAATGATAATTTTAAGCTAAATATAAAAGATTATGCTGTAGTTGACTTTAATTCATTTATTGAGGTTATTGATATACTTGGCGGAGTAGAAGTTGATGTGAAAGAAAAAGAAGTTGAATCATTAAATAAAACTATAGAAAACTGCTATGGTTTGAAAGATGAAAATAAGGGTAAAATAAAATATATAGATAGTGAAGGAATTCAAAAATTAAATGGATATCAAGCTTTAGCATATGCTAGAATTAGAAAGTTAGACACAATATATAAAAGAGATGAAAGACAAAGAAAAATTTTAATAAGTTTAGCAAAGAAATTATCAAATACTTCGGTTACAAATTATCCTAAGATAATGAAAAATGTATTAAGACATGTAGATGTTAATATTTCTCTAGATAAACTTATGAACTTAGCTTTTTCTGCTCATGAGTTAGCAAGTTATGATATAAAACAAATGCAATTCCCATTAGAGCAGTATCGAGAAGAAGGACAAATTAATGAAGATGGAATGTATGTTGTAAAATGGAAGGAAGAAGAAAATTTAAAAATTTTACATCAATTTATATATGGTAAATAA
- a CDS encoding FMN-binding protein, with amino-acid sequence MELINKFLNEGMAWIAVILGIVLSSKYIVRKSIKIYPKYKKLLSVVNKHMKKTHILMGVLLIVVGMIHGIFSSTGLSSINIGIVCWTVAILLGINWMLRKYFNKPSMWIKYHRILTILFLLTMIFHIVDVKKQDILEFKNEIFSILYRDNKKIKHDEESTTPIKINDNYNLNDGTYQGKANGLGPNLVLNVTVKDNKIKDTEITSHNERNESYYGWPIKEISKSIIESQTLDIDAISGATYTSNGIVDAVKDALDKAKK; translated from the coding sequence ATGGAGCTTATAAATAAATTTTTAAATGAAGGAATGGCCTGGATAGCTGTTATCTTAGGAATAGTACTATCTTCTAAATACATAGTTAGGAAAAGTATAAAAATATACCCAAAATATAAAAAATTACTTAGCGTAGTTAATAAGCATATGAAGAAGACTCATATTTTAATGGGAGTATTACTCATAGTAGTTGGAATGATTCATGGGATATTTTCCTCAACAGGCTTATCTAGTATAAATATAGGAATAGTATGTTGGACAGTAGCAATATTGTTAGGTATAAATTGGATGTTAAGAAAATACTTTAACAAACCATCTATGTGGATTAAGTACCATAGAATATTAACTATATTGTTTCTGTTAACCATGATTTTTCATATTGTAGATGTTAAAAAACAGGATATATTAGAATTTAAAAATGAAATATTTTCAATTTTGTACAGAGATAATAAAAAAATAAAACATGATGAAGAGAGTACAACGCCAATAAAGATAAATGATAATTATAATTTAAATGATGGAACATATCAAGGAAAAGCAAATGGGCTTGGTCCTAATTTAGTTTTAAATGTAACCGTCAAAGATAATAAGATTAAAGATACAGAAATAACAAGCCATAATGAAAGAAATGAATCATACTATGGATGGCCTATAAAAGAAATATCTAAATCGATAATAGAAAGTCAAACTTTAGATATAGATGCTATATCTGGAGCGACCTATACTTCAAATGGAATTGTAGATGCTGTAAAAGATGCATTAGATAAAGCAAAAAAATAA
- a CDS encoding DUF1292 domain-containing protein: protein MQENIINLIDENGVESAFEIILTLEAEGKEYAILVPVEEEEEEAEEALIFRIDQDEEGEILVPLEDDEEYQIVVDVYNTLMEEEGLNFDEDEQ, encoded by the coding sequence ATGCAAGAAAATATAATCAACTTAATAGACGAAAATGGTGTGGAAAGCGCATTTGAAATAATATTAACACTAGAAGCAGAAGGAAAAGAATATGCTATATTAGTTCCAGTAGAGGAAGAGGAAGAAGAAGCAGAAGAGGCTTTAATATTCAGAATAGACCAAGATGAAGAAGGAGAAATATTAGTTCCTTTAGAAGATGATGAAGAATATCAAATAGTTGTAGATGTATACAATACATTAATGGAAGAAGAAGGATTAAACTTCGACGAAGACGAACAATAA
- the ruvX gene encoding Holliday junction resolvase RuvX: protein MLDGRIMGLDVGDKTIGVAVSDLMGLTAQGITTVKRVGKKKDIEALKEIIKERQVNKIVSGLPKNMNGTLGPQGEKVIKFCELLEQETGIKIEYWDERLSTVAAERTLIQGNVRRENRKSVIDMVAAVIILQGYLDRQRNF, encoded by the coding sequence ATGTTAGATGGAAGAATAATGGGACTTGATGTTGGAGATAAAACTATAGGAGTTGCAGTTAGTGACTTAATGGGTCTTACAGCTCAAGGAATAACAACTGTAAAAAGAGTAGGCAAGAAAAAAGATATAGAAGCACTAAAAGAAATAATAAAAGAAAGACAAGTAAACAAAATAGTTTCAGGATTGCCAAAAAATATGAATGGAACATTAGGGCCTCAAGGAGAAAAGGTCATAAAGTTCTGTGAATTATTAGAACAAGAAACTGGAATAAAAATTGAATATTGGGATGAAAGATTATCAACAGTTGCAGCTGAAAGAACTTTGATTCAAGGCAATGTGAGAAGAGAAAATAGAAAAAGTGTTATAGATATGGTTGCAGCAGTTATAATTTTACAAGGTTATTTAGATAGACAAAGAAATTTTTAA